The DNA sequence ATTGCTTGCTTCTATTTTCAAACTAGCTGACATGTATACTAATAAATTGATTCTTGAAATATTATTTTTATATTCAATTTCACTTCCTATTTATGGCATAGTTTTTGCCGCTTTTTATACAAATCCCTTACAAACAGTAATTCTCGTCCCAACTGTACTTTATTTTATTAGGGGTCAAATAACTAGAAAACTGAAAATGTCTTTTGATGATGATAAATTGGAAAATGAGCTGTATATCTATTCCCGTCAATATCTCTTTAACTACTTTAATCAAGACAACAGTCTGACCTTTCCCTTTTGGCTGACACTTATTGAATATACCCAACATGCCGAATTTAAAAATATAAGTGATTTCGCTATTTATCTGCGCAACCTGTGTGGTCCCCAGCTCTTTTGCCGTTATACAACTAATCGTATTTTAATTATCAGTCATTCCCCTTTATCAGAACGGCTGCATGCAGCTCAGATTCCTTTCACTAATGTAAAAATTGAAAACAACAGTTTTAATCTTGAATCCCTTTTAACTGATCTTGAACAAAAACTAAACCAGGTTACCAGAAAATCCGCCAAACAACGGGAAATTGCTCTCAGCAATTCAGTGCGCCTGGCCACCATCGGGCAGCTGGCTGCTGGTCTGGCCCATGAAATTCGCAACCCCCTTACTGCTGTTAAAGGCTTTCTACAGCTTTATAGCCTGGGCAACAAACTGGATACTGAAACTATACAGCT is a window from the Carboxydocella sporoproducens DSM 16521 genome containing:
- a CDS encoding histidine kinase dimerization/phospho-acceptor domain-containing protein, which encodes MKLAWHAKLYIYLVFFIGIYILFYNIFSYPLKIDFLFMLILMSLALTSYFGEITIRYSFNFSSIWNAPVYFHYGFGPLFLIVFLETVIESIYYKKANIKMLFNIGQLLIANWGAHQLYQISKDYLSNNFFIHFIYFFLTFVILNTLLLASIFKLADMYTNKLILEILFLYSISLPIYGIVFAAFYTNPLQTVILVPTVLYFIRGQITRKLKMSFDDDKLENELYIYSRQYLFNYFNQDNSLTFPFWLTLIEYTQHAEFKNISDFAIYLRNLCGPQLFCRYTTNRILIISHSPLSERLHAAQIPFTNVKIENNSFNLESLLTDLEQKLNQVTRKSAKQREIALSNSVRLATIGQLAAGLAHEIRNPLTAVKGFLQLYSLGNKLDTETIQL